A section of the Oreochromis aureus strain Israel breed Guangdong linkage group 22, ZZ_aureus, whole genome shotgun sequence genome encodes:
- the si:ch211-215i13.3 gene encoding uncharacterized protein si:ch211-215i13.3 isoform X2: protein MIISMGCGGSRADAIIEPRYHESWTRETESTWLTNTDVETPLPVANSKPLEANIREKRMVNTGTQCGKQALTTSSSNHQRRPRRSFSDVGVTGSSNLLVTPKGGHQRRPVLCLRMGSR from the exons ATGATTATCTCGATGGGTTGTGGAGGGAGTCGGGCGGACGCGATCATCGAGCCGAGGTACCATGAAAGCTGGACAAGAGAAACAGAATCGACATGGCTTACTAACACGGATGTAGAGACCCCTCTTCCAGTAGCAAACA GTAAACCTCTGGAAGCCAACATAAGGGAGAAGAGGATGGTGAACACGGGCACCCAGTGTGGGAAGCAGGCCCTCACCACCAGCAGCTCCAACCACCAGAGGAGACCCAGGCGCTCTTTTAGTGATGTAGGTGTCACTGGTAGCAG CAATCTACTCGTGACTCCAAAAGGAGGTCATCAAAGGAGGCCAGTGCTTTGTCTAAGGATGGGCAGCCGGTAA
- the si:ch211-215i13.3 gene encoding brain and acute leukemia cytoplasmic protein isoform X1 codes for MIISMGCGGSRADAIIEPRYHESWTRETESTWLTNTDVETPLPVANSKPLEANIREKRMVNTGTQCGKQALTTSSSNHQRRPRRSFSDQSTRDSKRRSSKEASALSKDGQPVSANSSDDPEPENACDER; via the exons ATGATTATCTCGATGGGTTGTGGAGGGAGTCGGGCGGACGCGATCATCGAGCCGAGGTACCATGAAAGCTGGACAAGAGAAACAGAATCGACATGGCTTACTAACACGGATGTAGAGACCCCTCTTCCAGTAGCAAACA GTAAACCTCTGGAAGCCAACATAAGGGAGAAGAGGATGGTGAACACGGGCACCCAGTGTGGGAAGCAGGCCCTCACCACCAGCAGCTCCAACCACCAGAGGAGACCCAGGCGCTCTTTTAGTGAT CAATCTACTCGTGACTCCAAAAGGAGGTCATCAAAGGAGGCCAGTGCTTTGTCTAAGGATGGGCAGCCGGTAAGCGCCAACAGCAGTGATGATCCAGAACCTGAAAACGCCTGTGACGAAAGATGA